Proteins encoded by one window of Enterobacter pseudoroggenkampii:
- the ribD gene encoding bifunctional diaminohydroxyphosphoribosylaminopyrimidine deaminase/5-amino-6-(5-phosphoribosylamino)uracil reductase RibD — MQDEIYMARAMKLAQRGRFTTHPNPNVGCVIVKDGEIVGEGFHYRAGEPHAEVHALRMAGEKARGATAYVTLEPCSHHGRTPPCCEALIAAGVSRVVASMQDPNPQVAGRGLYRLQQEGIDVSHGLMMQDAEALNKGFLKRMRTGFPYIQLKLGASLDGRTAMANGESQWITSPQARRDVQRLRAQSHAILTSSETVLADDPAMTVRWDELNADTQALYPQENLRQPLRIVIDSQNRVTPKHRIVQQPGETWIARTKEDTREWPEGVRSIMVPEHNGHLDLVVLMMLLGKQQVNSIWVEAGPTLAGALLQAGLVDELIVYVAPKLLGHDARGLFVLPGLEKLADAPQLKFSEIRPVGPDVCLHLTTA; from the coding sequence ATGCAGGATGAGATTTACATGGCGAGAGCCATGAAGCTGGCGCAGCGCGGTCGTTTTACTACCCATCCTAACCCGAACGTCGGGTGCGTTATCGTCAAAGATGGCGAGATCGTGGGGGAGGGGTTTCACTATCGTGCCGGCGAACCGCATGCTGAGGTTCATGCGCTGCGCATGGCCGGCGAGAAGGCGCGCGGTGCTACGGCCTACGTCACGCTGGAGCCCTGCAGCCATCACGGGCGTACGCCGCCGTGCTGCGAAGCGCTGATCGCGGCAGGTGTTTCGCGCGTGGTCGCATCGATGCAGGATCCGAATCCGCAGGTAGCCGGACGCGGTCTGTATCGCCTGCAGCAGGAAGGCATTGACGTCAGCCATGGCCTGATGATGCAGGACGCGGAAGCGCTCAACAAAGGCTTTCTGAAGCGCATGCGCACGGGGTTCCCGTATATTCAGCTCAAGCTGGGCGCCTCGCTGGACGGTCGTACGGCGATGGCAAACGGCGAAAGCCAGTGGATCACGTCGCCACAGGCAAGGCGCGATGTGCAACGTCTGCGCGCGCAAAGCCATGCTATTCTCACCAGCAGTGAAACCGTTCTGGCTGACGATCCGGCTATGACCGTGCGCTGGGACGAACTGAATGCCGATACCCAGGCGCTTTACCCGCAGGAGAACCTGCGTCAGCCGCTGCGTATTGTCATTGATAGCCAGAACCGGGTGACGCCGAAGCACCGCATCGTCCAGCAGCCGGGTGAAACCTGGATTGCCCGCACTAAAGAAGATACGCGCGAATGGCCGGAAGGCGTGCGCAGCATTATGGTGCCGGAGCATAACGGTCATCTGGATCTGGTGGTGCTGATGATGCTGCTCGGCAAGCAGCAGGTGAACAGCATCTGGGTCGAAGCCGGGCCAACGCTCGCCGGTGCGCTCTTACAGGCCGGACTGGTGGATGAACTGATTGTTTACGTTGCGCCTAAACTGTTAGGTCACGATGCGCGCGGCCTGTTTGTGCTGCCTGGCCTTGAAAAACTGGCCGACGCACCGCAACTCAAATTTAGCGAGATTCGTCCGGTAGGTCCGGATGTCTGCCTCCACTTAACGACAGCGTAA
- the tgt gene encoding tRNA guanosine(34) transglycosylase Tgt produces MKFELDTTDGRARRGRLVFDRGVVETPAFMPVGTYGTVKGMTPEEVEATGAQIILGNTFHLWLRPGQEIMKLHGDLHDFMQWKGPILTDSGGFQVFSLGDIRKITEQGVHFRNPINGDPIFLDPEKSMEIQYDLGSDIVMIFDECTPYPADWDYAKRSMEMSLRWAKRSRDRFDSLQNKNALFGIIQGSVYEDLRDISVKGLVEIGFDGYAVGGLAVGEPKEDMHRILEHVCPQIPADKPRYLMGVGKPEDLVEGVSRGIDMFDCVMPTRNARNGHLFVTDGVVKIRNAKHKSDTSPLDSECDCYTCRNYSRAYLHHLDRCNEILGARLNTIHNLRYYQRLMAGLRKAIEEGKLESFVTDFYQRQGRDVPPLNVD; encoded by the coding sequence ATGAAATTTGAACTCGATACCACCGACGGTCGCGCGCGTCGCGGTCGCCTGGTGTTTGATCGCGGCGTGGTGGAAACCCCCGCGTTTATGCCTGTGGGCACGTACGGCACCGTAAAAGGGATGACGCCGGAAGAAGTAGAAGCCACTGGCGCACAGATTATCCTCGGCAACACCTTCCACCTGTGGCTGCGTCCGGGTCAGGAGATCATGAAGCTCCACGGCGATCTGCACGATTTCATGCAGTGGAAAGGCCCCATCCTGACCGATTCCGGTGGCTTCCAGGTCTTCAGCCTGGGCGATATCCGCAAGATCACCGAGCAGGGCGTACACTTCCGTAACCCGATCAACGGCGATCCGATTTTCCTCGATCCCGAAAAGTCGATGGAGATTCAGTACGATCTCGGCTCTGACATTGTGATGATCTTCGACGAATGTACTCCGTACCCGGCGGACTGGGACTACGCAAAACGCTCTATGGAGATGTCCCTGCGCTGGGCGAAGCGTAGCCGTGACCGTTTTGACTCTCTGCAGAACAAAAATGCGCTGTTCGGCATTATCCAGGGCAGCGTTTACGAAGATTTACGCGATATCTCTGTTAAAGGTCTGGTAGAGATAGGTTTTGATGGCTACGCTGTCGGCGGTTTGGCTGTGGGTGAGCCGAAGGAAGACATGCACCGTATTCTGGAACATGTCTGCCCGCAAATCCCGGCGGATAAACCACGATACCTGATGGGCGTGGGTAAACCAGAAGATCTGGTTGAAGGCGTAAGCCGCGGCATTGATATGTTTGACTGCGTCATGCCAACCCGTAACGCGCGTAACGGCCACTTGTTCGTTACCGATGGCGTGGTGAAAATCCGTAACGCGAAGCATAAGAGTGACACCAGCCCGCTCGATTCCGAGTGCGATTGCTATACCTGTCGCAATTATTCTCGCGCGTATCTGCATCATCTCGATCGTTGTAACGAGATTTTGGGCGCGCGTCTCAATACCATTCATAATCTTCGTTATTATCAGCGCTTAATGGCTGGTTTACGTAAGGCTATCGAAGAGGGTAAATTAGAGAGCTTCGTGACCGATTTCTACCAACGTCAGGGGCGGGATGTTCCACCGTTGAACGTTGATTAA
- a CDS encoding nucleoside-specific channel-forming protein Tsx, whose protein sequence is MKKTLLAAGAVLALSSSFTVNAAENDKPQYLSDWWHQSVNVVGSYHTRFSPKLNNDVYLEYEAFAKKDWFDFYGYIDIPKTFDWGNGNDKGIWSDGSPLFMEIEPRFSIDKLTGTDLSFGPFKEWYFANNYIYDMGDNKGSRQSTWYMGLGTDIDTGLPMGLSLNVYAKYQWQNYGASNENEWDGYRFKVKYFVPITQVWGGQLTYIGFTNFDWGSDLGDDKNRTSNSIASSHVLALNYDHWHYSVVARYFHNGGQWKGGDTVNWGEGDFTSKSTGWGGYLVVGYNF, encoded by the coding sequence ATGAAAAAAACATTACTCGCAGCTGGCGCCGTGCTGGCACTTTCTTCCTCTTTCACTGTTAACGCAGCGGAAAACGATAAACCACAATACCTCTCCGACTGGTGGCACCAGAGCGTTAACGTGGTCGGCAGCTACCACACGCGCTTTTCTCCGAAGCTGAACAACGACGTTTATCTGGAATACGAAGCGTTTGCTAAAAAAGACTGGTTTGATTTCTATGGCTATATCGATATTCCTAAGACCTTTGACTGGGGTAACGGTAACGACAAAGGTATCTGGTCCGACGGTTCCCCGCTGTTCATGGAAATCGAACCGCGTTTCTCTATTGATAAACTGACGGGTACCGACCTGAGCTTTGGTCCGTTCAAAGAATGGTATTTCGCCAACAACTATATCTACGATATGGGCGATAACAAAGGCAGCCGTCAGAGCACCTGGTACATGGGTCTGGGTACAGATATCGATACCGGTCTGCCAATGGGCCTGTCTCTGAACGTGTATGCTAAATACCAGTGGCAGAACTATGGCGCTTCAAACGAAAACGAGTGGGATGGCTACCGTTTCAAAGTAAAATACTTTGTGCCAATCACTCAGGTTTGGGGTGGCCAGCTGACCTACATCGGCTTCACCAACTTCGACTGGGGCTCAGATCTGGGTGATGACAAGAACCGTACCAGTAACTCTATCGCGTCCAGCCACGTTCTGGCCCTGAACTACGATCACTGGCACTACTCTGTCGTCGCGCGTTATTTCCATAACGGCGGCCAGTGGAAAGGTGGGGATACCGTTAACTGGGGTGAGGGTGACTTCACGTCTAAATCAACCGGTTGGGGTGGCTACCTGGTTGTAGGTTACAACTTCTAA
- the thiL gene encoding thiamine-phosphate kinase → MACGEFSLIARYFDRVRTSRLDVETGIGDDCALLNIPEKQTLAISTDTLVCGRHFLPDIDPADLAYKALAVNVSDLAAMGADPAWLTLALTLPEVDEAWLGAFSDALFEQLSYYDMQLIGGDTTAGPLSMTLAIHGFVPLGRALKRSGAKPGDWIYMTGTPGDSAAGLAILQNRLTVEDADDAAYLVKRHLRPTPRILHGQALRERASSAIDLSDGLISDLGHILKASGVGARVDLDLFPLSEQLLRHVEPELALRWALSGGEDYELCFTVPELNRGTLDVALAHLGAKFTCIGQIMPESEGLKFVKDGEPVTLDWKGYDHFA, encoded by the coding sequence ATGGCATGCGGCGAATTCTCCCTGATTGCCCGTTATTTTGACCGTGTCAGAACCTCTCGTCTTGATGTTGAAACCGGCATTGGCGATGACTGTGCACTTCTCAATATTCCCGAAAAACAGACGCTGGCAATCAGCACCGACACCTTAGTGTGCGGCCGTCATTTCTTACCGGATATCGATCCTGCCGATCTGGCGTATAAAGCGCTGGCGGTGAACGTCAGCGATCTGGCCGCGATGGGTGCCGATCCTGCCTGGCTGACGCTGGCTTTGACCCTGCCAGAGGTGGATGAAGCATGGCTGGGTGCCTTTAGCGATGCGCTGTTTGAGCAGCTTAGCTACTACGATATGCAGCTGATTGGCGGTGATACCACTGCCGGTCCGCTGTCGATGACGCTGGCGATCCACGGCTTCGTGCCGCTTGGCCGCGCGCTGAAGCGCTCAGGCGCAAAACCCGGTGACTGGATCTACATGACCGGTACGCCGGGCGACAGTGCGGCAGGGCTGGCGATCCTTCAGAACCGTTTAACGGTTGAAGATGCTGATGATGCGGCATATCTGGTAAAACGCCATCTGCGGCCAACACCGCGTATCTTGCACGGCCAGGCGCTGCGCGAACGGGCGAGCTCGGCTATCGATCTCTCTGACGGGCTTATCTCGGACCTCGGCCATATTCTGAAGGCTAGCGGTGTCGGCGCGCGCGTTGACCTGGACCTGTTCCCGCTGTCTGAGCAACTGCTTCGCCATGTAGAGCCTGAGCTGGCCCTGCGCTGGGCGCTGTCCGGTGGTGAAGACTACGAACTGTGCTTCACGGTGCCTGAGCTCAATCGCGGAACGCTGGATGTGGCGTTAGCGCATCTCGGCGCGAAATTTACCTGCATCGGTCAGATCATGCCGGAGAGTGAAGGGCTGAAGTTTGTGAAAGACGGTGAGCCGGTTACGCTGGACTGGAAAGGGTACGATCACTTCGCGTGA
- a CDS encoding VOC family protein produces the protein MKSVINWFEIPVTDMDRAIKFYEPVMQLALRREKMDCAELAVFPHEDPGTGGALAKFDGVTPSLQGAIIYLHTDNLAATLDRIASAGGECVFGPLELPHGIGTIALFTDSEGNRVGLHQPA, from the coding sequence ATGAAAAGCGTAATTAACTGGTTTGAAATTCCGGTCACGGATATGGATCGCGCTATCAAATTTTATGAGCCAGTGATGCAGCTCGCGCTGCGTCGCGAGAAAATGGACTGCGCTGAGCTGGCCGTTTTCCCACATGAGGATCCGGGTACCGGCGGGGCTCTGGCAAAATTTGACGGCGTTACACCGTCTTTGCAGGGCGCTATTATTTACCTGCATACTGACAATCTGGCGGCCACGCTCGATCGCATCGCCTCTGCGGGCGGCGAGTGCGTGTTTGGCCCGCTGGAACTGCCGCATGGCATTGGCACTATCGCATTGTTTACCGACAGCGAGGGTAACCGCGTCGGCCTCCATCAACCTGCCTGA
- the nrdR gene encoding transcriptional regulator NrdR: MHCPFCSAVDTKVIDSRLVGEGSSVRRRRQCLVCNERFTTFEVAELVMPRVVKSNDVREPFNEEKLRSGMLKALEKRPVSADDVEMALNHIKSYLRGLGEREVPSKMIGNLVMEQLKKLDKVAYIRFASVYRSFEDIKEFGEEIARLQD, translated from the coding sequence ATGCATTGCCCATTCTGCTCCGCTGTGGATACCAAAGTCATCGACTCTCGTCTTGTGGGCGAAGGGTCATCCGTACGCCGTCGTCGGCAATGTCTGGTGTGCAACGAGCGTTTCACGACCTTTGAGGTTGCTGAGCTGGTAATGCCGCGCGTGGTAAAAAGCAACGACGTGCGCGAGCCGTTTAACGAAGAGAAACTGCGCAGTGGGATGCTGAAGGCCCTGGAAAAACGTCCCGTCAGCGCGGACGACGTTGAAATGGCGTTAAACCACATAAAATCTTACCTTCGTGGTTTGGGTGAGCGTGAAGTGCCGAGCAAAATGATCGGCAACCTGGTGATGGAGCAGCTGAAAAAGCTCGATAAGGTCGCCTATATCCGCTTCGCTTCGGTCTACCGCAGTTTCGAAGATATCAAAGAGTTTGGCGAAGAGATCGCCCGCTTACAGGATTAA
- the secF gene encoding protein translocase subunit SecF has product MAQEYTVEQLNHGRKVWDFMRWDYWAFGISGFLLILSIVIMGVKGFNWGLDFTGGTVIEISLEKPVDMDQMRLSLQKAGFEEPLLQNFGSSRDIMVRMPPVHDANGSQELGSKVVSVINETTSQNAAVKRIEFVGPSVGADLAQTGAMALLVALISILVYVGFRFEWRLAAGVVIALAHDVVITMGILSLFHIEIDLTIVASLMSVIGYSLNDSIVVSDRIRENFRKIRRGTPYEIFNVSLTQTLHRTLITSGTTLMVILMLFLFGGPVLEGFSLTMLIGVTIGTASSIYVASALALKLGMKREHLLQQKVEKEGADQPSILP; this is encoded by the coding sequence GTGGCACAGGAATATACTGTTGAACAATTGAACCACGGCCGTAAAGTCTGGGACTTTATGCGCTGGGACTACTGGGCCTTCGGCATTTCAGGTTTCCTGCTGATTCTGTCCATCGTCATTATGGGCGTGAAAGGCTTTAACTGGGGTCTCGATTTCACCGGTGGTACGGTTATCGAGATCTCCCTGGAAAAACCGGTCGATATGGACCAGATGCGCCTGTCTCTGCAGAAAGCGGGCTTTGAAGAGCCGCTGCTGCAGAACTTCGGCAGCAGCCGCGACATCATGGTGCGTATGCCGCCGGTGCACGATGCTAACGGCAGCCAGGAGCTGGGCAGTAAGGTTGTTAGCGTGATTAACGAAACAACCAGCCAGAACGCGGCGGTTAAGCGTATTGAGTTCGTCGGCCCAAGCGTGGGTGCTGACCTGGCCCAGACCGGCGCGATGGCGCTGCTGGTGGCGCTGATCTCCATCCTGGTATACGTCGGTTTCCGCTTTGAGTGGCGACTGGCGGCCGGTGTGGTTATCGCCCTGGCGCACGACGTGGTGATCACCATGGGCATACTGTCGCTGTTCCACATTGAGATTGACCTGACGATTGTGGCATCCCTGATGTCCGTTATCGGTTACTCACTGAACGACAGTATCGTGGTTTCTGACCGTATCCGTGAAAACTTCCGTAAGATCCGTCGCGGTACGCCGTACGAAATCTTTAACGTGTCGTTGACCCAGACGCTGCACCGTACCTTGATCACCTCCGGTACCACATTGATGGTGATCCTGATGCTGTTCCTCTTCGGTGGTCCGGTACTGGAAGGCTTCTCGCTGACCATGCTGATTGGTGTCACCATCGGTACTGCATCGTCTATCTACGTTGCATCTGCACTGGCTCTGAAACTCGGCATGAAGCGCGAGCACCTGCTCCAGCAGAAAGTTGAGAAAGAAGGGGCGGATCAGCCGTCCATTCTGCCGTAA
- the nusB gene encoding transcription antitermination factor NusB, with product MKPAARRRARECAVQALYSWQLSQNDISDVEYQFLSEQDVKDVDVLYFRELLSGVATNSAYLDGLMKPYLSRLLEELGQVEKAVLRIALFELSKRDDVPYKVAINEAIELAKTFGAEDSHKFVNGVLDKAAPAIRPHKK from the coding sequence GTGAAACCTGCTGCTCGTCGCCGCGCCCGTGAATGTGCCGTCCAGGCACTTTACTCCTGGCAGTTGTCCCAGAACGACATCTCTGATGTTGAATACCAGTTCCTGTCAGAACAGGACGTGAAAGACGTTGACGTTCTGTACTTCCGTGAACTGCTGTCGGGAGTGGCGACTAATAGCGCGTATCTCGATGGTCTGATGAAGCCTTACCTGTCCCGTCTGCTCGAAGAGCTGGGCCAGGTAGAAAAAGCAGTGTTGCGTATTGCGCTGTTTGAGCTGTCTAAACGTGATGATGTGCCGTATAAAGTGGCCATCAACGAAGCGATCGAACTGGCGAAAACCTTCGGCGCTGAAGACAGCCACAAGTTTGTAAACGGCGTACTTGATAAAGCAGCACCTGCGATCCGTCCCCACAAAAAGTGA
- the ribH gene encoding 6,7-dimethyl-8-ribityllumazine synthase, with the protein MNIIEAAVATPDARVAITIARFNNFINDSLLEGAIDALKRIGQVKDDNITVVWVPGAYELPLAAGALAKTGKYDAVIALGTVIRGGTAHFEYVAGGASNGLAHVAQDAEIPVAFGVLTTESIEQAIERAGTKAGNKGAEAALTALEMINVLKAIKA; encoded by the coding sequence ATGAACATTATTGAAGCTGCTGTAGCTACCCCGGACGCTCGCGTCGCCATCACCATTGCGCGTTTCAACAACTTCATCAACGACAGCCTGCTGGAAGGTGCTATTGACGCCCTGAAACGTATCGGCCAGGTTAAAGATGACAATATTACCGTTGTTTGGGTTCCAGGCGCTTACGAACTGCCACTGGCGGCGGGCGCGCTGGCGAAAACCGGTAAATATGACGCGGTGATTGCACTGGGTACCGTTATTCGTGGCGGCACTGCGCACTTCGAATACGTTGCGGGCGGTGCAAGCAACGGTCTGGCACACGTTGCGCAGGATGCTGAAATTCCTGTCGCGTTCGGCGTGCTGACCACCGAAAGTATTGAACAAGCCATCGAACGTGCTGGCACCAAAGCCGGTAACAAAGGTGCAGAAGCTGCACTGACCGCGCTTGAAATGATCAATGTATTGAAAGCCATCAAGGCCTGA
- the yajC gene encoding preprotein translocase subunit YajC, translating into MSFFISDAVAATGAPAQGSPMSLILMLVVFGLIFYFMILRPQQKRTKEHKNLMNSIAKGDEVLTNGGLVGRVTKVAENGYIAIALNDTTEVVIKRDFVAAVLPKGTMKAL; encoded by the coding sequence ATGAGCTTTTTTATTTCTGATGCGGTAGCGGCAACAGGTGCTCCAGCGCAGGGCAGCCCGATGTCTCTGATTCTGATGCTGGTTGTGTTCGGTCTGATCTTCTACTTCATGATCCTGCGTCCACAGCAGAAGCGCACCAAAGAGCACAAAAACCTGATGAACTCCATTGCGAAAGGCGATGAAGTACTGACTAACGGTGGTCTGGTCGGTCGCGTAACCAAAGTGGCTGAAAACGGCTACATTGCTATCGCCCTGAACGACACCACTGAAGTGGTCATCAAACGTGACTTCGTAGCTGCCGTTCTGCCGAAAGGCACCATGAAGGCGCTGTAA
- a CDS encoding DUF3251 domain-containing protein → MTRRYLKILLVGSLFTLSACAQQTEVRQMKQSVNTLNTAMDKLNKETVKITQQNALNAKSSSGVYLLPGANTPARLNSQIGTLKMSLVNVAANANGTRATLRIQGESNDPLPAFSGTVEWGQIQGTTESYREVNVNRQLFTAPASVLAPSDVDIPLQLNGLTPDQLGFIRIHDIQPAAQ, encoded by the coding sequence ATGACAAGACGTTACCTGAAAATTTTGCTGGTGGGGAGCCTCTTCACCCTTAGCGCCTGTGCACAGCAAACCGAAGTCCGTCAGATGAAACAGAGCGTGAATACGCTCAATACGGCGATGGACAAACTGAACAAAGAAACGGTGAAGATCACCCAGCAAAACGCGCTGAATGCTAAATCCAGCAGCGGGGTTTATCTGCTACCGGGGGCGAATACGCCCGCGCGGCTCAATAGTCAGATTGGCACGCTGAAAATGTCTCTGGTGAACGTGGCGGCGAATGCAAATGGTACTCGCGCAACATTACGCATCCAGGGAGAATCCAACGATCCGTTGCCAGCCTTCAGCGGCACCGTCGAATGGGGACAGATCCAGGGCACCACGGAGAGCTACCGGGAGGTGAATGTTAATCGTCAGCTGTTCACCGCACCGGCCAGCGTGCTGGCTCCGAGCGATGTTGACATTCCACTGCAGCTTAACGGACTGACTCCGGATCAGTTAGGTTTCATCCGTATTCACGATATCCAGCCCGCCGCTCAGTAA
- the secD gene encoding protein translocase subunit SecD, producing MLNRYPLWKYIMLVVVILVGLLYALPNLYGEDPAVQITGARGVAASEQTLIQVQKTLQEEKITAKSVALEEGAILARFDTTDTQLRAREALMGVLGDKYVVALNLAPATPRWLAAMKAEPMKLGLDLRGGVHFLMEVDMDTALGKLQEQNIDSLRSDLRDKGIAYTTVRKEDNYGMSITFRDSAARDQAVDYLTQRHRDLVITSQGSNQLRAVMTDARLKEAREYAVQQNINILRNRVNQLGVAEPLVQRQGADRIVVELPGIQDTARAKEILGATATLEFRLVNSNVDQSAAAAGRIPGDSEVKQTREGQPVVLYKRVILTGDHITDSTSSQDEYNQPQVNISLDSAGGNIMSNFTKDNIGKPMATLFVEYKDSGKKDANGRAVLVKEEEVINIANIQSRLGNSFRITGISNPNEARQLSLLLRAGALIAPIQIVEERTIGPTLGMQNIQQGLEACLAGLVVSILFMIFFYKKFGLIATSALIANLVLIIGIMSLLPGATLTMPGIAGIVLTLAVAVDANVLINERIKEELSNGRSIQQAIDEGYKGAFSSIFDANVTTLIKVLILYAVGTGAIKGFAITTGIGVATSMFTAIVGTRAIVNLLYGGKRVKKLSI from the coding sequence GTGTTAAACCGTTATCCTTTGTGGAAGTACATCATGCTGGTCGTCGTGATTCTCGTCGGCCTGCTGTACGCGCTTCCCAACCTGTATGGTGAGGATCCGGCTGTTCAAATCACTGGCGCGCGCGGTGTCGCCGCCAGTGAGCAAACGCTGATCCAGGTCCAGAAAACGTTACAAGAAGAAAAAATTACCGCTAAGTCTGTGGCTCTGGAAGAGGGGGCAATTCTTGCTCGCTTCGACACCACCGACACGCAGCTCCGCGCTCGCGAAGCGCTGATGGGCGTGCTGGGTGACAAATACGTCGTGGCGCTTAACCTTGCACCTGCAACCCCGCGTTGGCTGGCTGCGATGAAAGCAGAGCCAATGAAACTCGGTCTTGACCTGCGTGGCGGCGTTCACTTCCTGATGGAAGTGGATATGGATACCGCGCTTGGCAAGCTGCAGGAACAGAATATCGACAGCCTGCGCAGCGATCTGCGTGATAAAGGCATCGCTTACACCACCGTGCGTAAAGAAGATAATTACGGCATGAGCATCACGTTCCGCGACAGTGCGGCGCGCGATCAGGCTGTAGATTACCTGACCCAACGTCACCGTGACCTGGTCATCACCTCTCAGGGCAGCAACCAGCTGCGCGCGGTGATGACCGATGCGCGTCTGAAAGAAGCGCGTGAATATGCCGTTCAGCAGAACATCAACATTCTGCGTAACCGTGTAAACCAACTGGGCGTGGCTGAGCCGCTGGTACAGCGTCAGGGTGCTGACCGTATCGTGGTTGAACTGCCGGGTATCCAGGACACTGCACGTGCGAAAGAGATTCTGGGTGCGACCGCAACCCTGGAATTCCGTCTGGTCAATTCCAACGTCGATCAGTCCGCTGCAGCCGCAGGGCGTATTCCGGGTGACTCCGAAGTGAAACAGACTCGCGAAGGTCAGCCAGTTGTGCTGTACAAACGCGTGATTCTGACCGGTGATCACATCACCGACTCCACGTCGAGCCAGGACGAATACAACCAGCCGCAGGTTAACATCTCGCTGGATAGCGCGGGTGGTAACATCATGTCTAACTTCACCAAGGACAACATCGGCAAGCCGATGGCGACCCTGTTCGTGGAGTACAAAGACAGCGGTAAGAAAGATGCAAACGGTCGTGCGGTGCTGGTGAAAGAGGAAGAGGTGATTAACATCGCCAACATCCAGTCTCGTCTGGGTAACAGCTTCCGCATTACCGGTATTAGCAACCCGAACGAAGCGCGTCAGCTCTCCCTGCTGCTGCGTGCCGGTGCGCTGATTGCGCCAATTCAGATTGTTGAAGAGCGTACCATTGGACCAACACTGGGTATGCAAAACATCCAGCAGGGTCTGGAAGCGTGTCTGGCCGGTCTGGTGGTCTCTATCCTCTTCATGATCTTCTTCTATAAGAAGTTTGGTCTGATTGCGACCTCCGCGCTGATCGCCAACCTGGTGCTGATCATCGGCATTATGTCCCTGCTGCCGGGGGCGACGCTGACCATGCCGGGTATTGCGGGTATCGTCCTGACCCTTGCGGTGGCGGTCGACGCCAACGTACTGATTAACGAACGTATCAAAGAAGAGTTGAGCAACGGTCGCTCTATTCAGCAGGCGATTGATGAAGGCTATAAAGGGGCGTTCAGCTCCATCTTCGATGCGAACGTAACAACACTGATTAAGGTTCTTATCCTGTATGCAGTGGGTACTGGCGCGATCAAAGGCTTTGCGATTACAACCGGTATCGGTGTCGCAACGTCAATGTTTACCGCTATTGTCGGCACCCGTGCCATCGTGAACCTGCTGTACGGCGGCAAGCGCGTCAAAAAGCTGTCTATCTGA
- a CDS encoding helix-turn-helix transcriptional regulator yields MTRRADRLFQIVQILRGRRLTTAAHLADRLGVSERTVYRDIRDLSLSGVPVEGEAGSGYRLMSGFDLPPLMLTNKESEALIVAIRLLKTWGGESLSRELESAQEKVLAILPEESRRKAEQTRIYAPDFCMQSHSRSDFDRIHQAISAQQVLALHYRDEAGQLSNREVQPLGLFFWGERWLLAAWCERRDDYRCFRLDRCLNIVTTERRFSESADRSLADFLRKVKQ; encoded by the coding sequence ATGACCCGACGCGCTGACCGTTTGTTTCAGATTGTGCAGATCCTGCGGGGCAGGCGTCTGACAACGGCAGCGCATCTGGCGGACCGGCTTGGCGTGTCCGAGCGCACGGTCTACCGCGATATCCGCGACCTGTCGCTTTCCGGTGTGCCGGTGGAAGGTGAGGCAGGGAGCGGATATCGGCTGATGTCGGGTTTTGACCTGCCGCCGCTGATGCTGACAAATAAGGAATCTGAGGCGCTGATCGTCGCGATTCGCCTGCTCAAAACCTGGGGAGGCGAATCGCTGTCGCGCGAGCTGGAGTCGGCTCAGGAAAAGGTGCTGGCTATCCTGCCCGAGGAGAGTCGTCGAAAGGCGGAGCAGACGCGGATCTACGCCCCGGATTTTTGCATGCAAAGCCACTCCCGCAGCGACTTTGACAGGATTCATCAGGCGATTTCCGCCCAACAGGTGCTGGCGCTGCATTACCGTGATGAAGCAGGACAGCTGTCTAATCGTGAGGTTCAGCCGCTGGGGCTGTTCTTCTGGGGAGAGCGCTGGCTGCTGGCGGCGTGGTGTGAACGGCGCGATGACTATCGCTGTTTCCGGCTCGACCGGTGCCTCAATATTGTGACTACGGAAAGGAGGTTTAGCGAAAGTGCGGACAGGTCTCTGGCAGATTTTTTGCGGAAGGTTAAGCAGTAA